ACCTACACGGTCGCCAGCCTCCTGCTGAACTACGTGCACGGCCTCGTACCGGCCCTGCACACCGACTCGATCCAGTGGGGTCGACTGACCGACTTGGACTACGCGAACTGGGCTCTTGTACTGCTGGCGACCTCGCTCCCGGTCGGGTCGATCTACTTCGGGTCGGACCTCGTGGCGAAGGTGCTGCACCACAATCCCGAGCTGACCGACTCCCCCGCAATGGCCTCTGCCCAGTCGGCTGGCGGGCAGGTCCCACAGTCGACGCCTGACCGGGCCGAAGCAACTCCCGAGCAGCTGACCGAGTCGACTCCCGTGAAGGTCACCGAGGCACCCGAAGCGGCCCCCACCACCCGACCGCCCCAATCGGCCACAGTGGCGAAGACGACCGGAGCCGCCCCTCGGCGGGCGACCGGTCGGGTCCCCGCCGCCGCCAAGTCGACCGCCGACCGCACCCGCACAGACGCCGAAGTCCTCGACAAGGCCCGACTCCTGACCGCCGACTGGAGCGACGACCAGCTCACCGCCGTGCGTCTGCGCACCGAACTGCGGATCGGCCAGAAACCGGCCCGCATCCTGCGCGACCAACTGCAGGCCGAGCGCGCCAGCCAGGCCCAGCCTGTCGCGGACGACCGCTTCGAGGTCGGGCCACCCGAGGAATTCGACGAAGCCGCCTCCCTCGCCGGCGCCGTCTGACCCCCGCAAAGGCACCGCCCCGTCCTTCCGGCGCATCCCGTGTCCCCGTGCACGGGGACACGGGGGCCGCGCACAGCCAAGCACCCAGCACCCCCCGGAGAACCGATCCATGCACGGCCCGAACCACGAACTCCCCACCCTTCAGCAGAAGATGACCACCGGCCTCAACAGCCCAGCAAGGTATGACGTTGGACCGTCCAAGGGCCGGTCCAACGCAGCCTCCGCCCCGGGGGTGGCGGAGGCAGAACCCCGGCGCGAGGGCGCACCGGGAACAGGGGGTGTACGCGCCGCCGACGAGGCCACGCTGCACCGCGTCGCCCGCCGCCGCGCCCGCCAGAAGGTGCAGCGCAAGGAGCGCGTCGACGTCCGCTACAGCACCGACGAGAAGACCGAGATCCTCGCCGCAGCTCGCCGACTCGGTCTGGCTGGCGCCCATCTCGTCGGCGCCCTCGTCATGGCACACCTGAACGGCGACCTCGCCCTGCCCGGCCAGCGAACCGCCACCGACGACCTGATCGACGAGTACGCCGCGCTACGTACCCAGCTCTCCAGGATCGGCACGAACGCGAACCAGATCGCCCACCGCCTCAACGCCGGCGGCGATACACACCCTGTGGA
This DNA window, taken from Streptomyces sp. SCSIO 30461, encodes the following:
- a CDS encoding DUF2637 domain-containing protein translates to MNRTGRIVLVIGLVAVVLMAFRVSWNALSDVARAIGADSTAALLYPIVVDGLMALALIATLVLPGADRKFALRVLATYTVASLLLNYVHGLVPALHTDSIQWGRLTDLDYANWALVLLATSLPVGSIYFGSDLVAKVLHHNPELTDSPAMASAQSAGGQVPQSTPDRAEATPEQLTESTPVKVTEAPEAAPTTRPPQSATVAKTTGAAPRRATGRVPAAAKSTADRTRTDAEVLDKARLLTADWSDDQLTAVRLRTELRIGQKPARILRDQLQAERASQAQPVADDRFEVGPPEEFDEAASLAGAV
- a CDS encoding MobC family plasmid mobilization relaxosome protein, encoding MHGPNHELPTLQQKMTTGLNSPARYDVGPSKGRSNAASAPGVAEAEPRREGAPGTGGVRAADEATLHRVARRRARQKVQRKERVDVRYSTDEKTEILAAARRLGLAGAHLVGALVMAHLNGDLALPGQRTATDDLIDEYAALRTQLSRIGTNANQIAHRLNAGGDTHPVDTAVLAEARQLVAAVEQTVTAVDTVADVAATTPRAA